A portion of the Edaphobacter lichenicola genome contains these proteins:
- a CDS encoding WecB/TagA/CpsF family glycosyltransferase, whose product MNRVGLGQVELDPVTMDETIHRITTLMGDARSNSIHVVTLNAQFVQIARNNAEFASLIRGADLCVADGVSLVWACQFLGQPIPGRVNGTDLMVRLCEVAAKDGYSVYFLGGRPGAGEGAVRKLLEDNANLRVVGIDCPPMGFMDNPKLSAEVCARIQQAAPDFLFVGLGAPKQEYWIRDNSGLSAKVMVGVGGSFELVAGVTKRAPLIMQKMGLEWFWRLVMEPRRLWKRYLVGNTVFVLVVLQQWVSQMFASRTTEAATAEAERRTK is encoded by the coding sequence ATGAATCGTGTCGGTCTCGGTCAGGTAGAACTTGATCCGGTAACAATGGATGAAACAATTCACCGCATTACGACGTTGATGGGTGATGCCAGGTCAAACAGCATCCACGTCGTGACGCTTAATGCTCAATTTGTTCAGATTGCGCGAAATAATGCTGAATTTGCCAGTCTCATCCGAGGCGCTGACCTGTGTGTTGCAGACGGAGTATCTCTGGTGTGGGCATGCCAGTTTTTGGGTCAGCCTATCCCCGGACGCGTGAATGGAACCGATCTGATGGTGCGCCTGTGTGAAGTTGCTGCGAAAGACGGGTATAGCGTCTACTTCCTTGGCGGTCGCCCGGGGGCGGGCGAAGGCGCGGTCCGCAAGCTGCTGGAAGATAATGCAAATCTACGGGTGGTCGGGATCGATTGCCCTCCGATGGGTTTTATGGATAATCCAAAACTTTCCGCGGAGGTGTGTGCGCGCATCCAACAAGCAGCACCAGATTTTCTATTTGTGGGTCTGGGCGCGCCCAAGCAGGAGTATTGGATTCGCGACAATTCCGGCCTCTCTGCCAAGGTGATGGTTGGAGTTGGCGGCAGTTTTGAGTTGGTTGCAGGGGTCACGAAACGCGCTCCGTTGATAATGCAAAAGATGGGCCTCGAGTGGTTTTGGCGGCTTGTCATGGAGCCGAGACGGCTTTGGAAGCGGTATCTTGTTGGAAATACCGTGTTTGTCTTGGTAGTGTTGCAACAATGGGTGTCGCAGATGTTTGCGAGCAGGACCACAGAAGCGGCGACTGCCGAAGCGGAGAGGCGAACGAAATGA
- a CDS encoding O-antigen ligase family protein has product MTWALMLPFLFLIVHGQFSFQSGTAVGGFSPGGVATHDPGVFGYGIAAVSYLMVAWLIQTKLSGVISLAVHFKILTLLALLAMTSAVWSQSPAKSLLYGTLYLISTLFGYYLVIRFEPEEIMEMVSRLGILTAVLGLLVVILLPRFGLTHGDARNGEGWQGLFNDRTGAAKSFVYLISPAFIARGKRNTIVWLMSILLMLAMIYMAHAVTAIFVLFIYLMFLVVLRVSRRVDSRLQVMALVIGGFLALLAVFIGIEYGAEVLKAFGRNPTLTGRTAIWRALAISILKRPLLGYGYFAFWQGIKGESGRVIYLTHWTFGYAHNGIIEIFLQLGTTGVVLFFITLFKAIKDAWYCFRNDRQGTYDWYVGLVVITIFYNIDEATVVFPNDLLSVLYVVTCCGLAMGAARLRREKAQGETRGLSVVSPSSGRSHTVFGKYGGSLARSVTNTLRQDLAYLVHVLWTLPLLTLNSSIFGCSYKNHTYERVHQELLS; this is encoded by the coding sequence TTGACCTGGGCGCTGATGCTGCCTTTTCTTTTTCTAATTGTCCATGGCCAATTTTCTTTTCAATCCGGTACTGCGGTTGGAGGGTTCTCTCCGGGCGGCGTGGCGACCCACGACCCTGGTGTTTTTGGATACGGTATTGCGGCTGTCTCTTATCTGATGGTGGCATGGCTCATTCAAACCAAGCTGAGCGGTGTTATTTCACTTGCCGTGCACTTCAAGATTCTAACGTTGCTCGCATTGCTTGCAATGACCTCTGCTGTCTGGTCACAGAGTCCAGCGAAATCCCTTTTATATGGGACTCTCTATCTCATAAGTACTCTATTCGGTTACTACCTAGTGATCCGCTTCGAGCCTGAAGAGATCATGGAGATGGTAAGCAGGCTTGGCATTCTGACAGCTGTTCTCGGTCTTCTAGTGGTGATTCTTCTTCCACGCTTTGGTTTGACCCACGGGGATGCTCGAAATGGTGAGGGGTGGCAGGGGCTCTTCAACGATCGAACGGGAGCAGCGAAGTCGTTCGTCTACCTGATAAGTCCTGCATTTATTGCTCGAGGGAAACGCAACACGATCGTCTGGCTCATGTCGATTTTATTGATGCTAGCGATGATCTATATGGCGCACGCGGTTACAGCCATCTTTGTACTTTTCATTTACCTGATGTTCCTGGTCGTACTACGGGTAAGCCGGAGAGTCGATTCCAGGCTTCAGGTCATGGCTCTAGTTATCGGAGGGTTCCTCGCTCTTCTTGCGGTCTTTATTGGCATTGAGTACGGTGCTGAGGTGCTGAAGGCCTTCGGACGAAATCCAACTTTGACCGGTCGAACCGCGATCTGGCGTGCCCTGGCGATCTCGATTCTCAAACGCCCCCTGCTTGGCTATGGTTATTTTGCCTTCTGGCAGGGGATCAAAGGGGAGTCGGGGAGGGTTATTTACCTGACCCACTGGACGTTCGGCTACGCGCACAACGGAATCATCGAGATATTCCTTCAGCTAGGTACGACGGGAGTCGTCCTGTTTTTTATCACTCTCTTCAAAGCAATTAAAGATGCCTGGTACTGTTTCCGCAATGACCGCCAGGGGACATACGATTGGTATGTCGGACTCGTCGTCATCACAATTTTCTACAATATTGACGAAGCCACCGTAGTTTTTCCTAACGACTTACTCTCGGTTCTTTACGTTGTGACGTGTTGTGGGTTGGCGATGGGGGCAGCGCGATTGCGGCGGGAAAAAGCCCAGGGCGAGACGCGCGGATTGAGCGTTGTCTCTCCCTCGTCCGGGAGGTCACACACTGTCTTTGGAAAATATGGGGGAAGCTTAGCGAGATCGGTAACGAACACTCTTCGACAGGACCTGGCATACCTCGTCCATGTTCTGTGGACTCTCCCTCTTCTAACGCTGAATTCTTCTATCTTCGGCTGCAGTTATAAAAATCATACGTATGAACGTGTTCATCAGGAATTGCTTTCATGA
- a CDS encoding ExeA family protein, with product MILNYYKLREQPFGATPDSRFLFASETHREALASLLYGVGAGRGFVALIAIPGMGKTTLLFESMRQLRGSTKTVFLFQTISSPHEFLVALLADLGVEDTSGGLIALQAKLNDILVEQARQGERLVVVIDEAQNLDDSVLEFARMLSNFETEQQKLVQIILSGQPQLAAKLASPQLMQLRQRISMIAYLRPLSEEETGLYVAHRLRIAGYKSDKPMFTSAAIKLIAQESKGIPRNINNICFNALSLGCALKRNMIDAGVIKEVMGDLDLDPAKFLEPASGNKGRRFFSTFAPALKRSFGGWVPILGFAGAVLFVTGWILIDAIR from the coding sequence GTTCGCCAGCGAGACGCACAGGGAAGCGTTGGCTTCCCTGCTCTATGGTGTCGGTGCAGGGCGCGGGTTTGTTGCGTTGATTGCGATACCAGGCATGGGTAAGACGACGCTGCTGTTTGAAAGCATGCGTCAACTGCGTGGAAGTACCAAGACGGTCTTTCTTTTTCAGACGATCTCCAGCCCGCACGAATTTCTGGTTGCCTTGCTTGCGGACCTCGGAGTGGAAGACACGAGCGGAGGCCTGATCGCACTGCAGGCGAAGCTGAATGACATTCTCGTGGAACAGGCGCGCCAGGGAGAACGCCTTGTCGTTGTCATTGATGAGGCACAAAATCTTGACGACTCTGTGCTCGAGTTTGCGAGGATGCTGTCGAACTTCGAGACAGAGCAGCAAAAGCTGGTACAGATTATTCTTTCGGGCCAACCGCAGCTTGCGGCAAAACTGGCATCTCCACAACTGATGCAGCTACGGCAACGAATTTCGATGATCGCATATTTGCGGCCGCTCTCGGAGGAGGAGACGGGACTCTACGTGGCACACCGGCTTCGAATCGCTGGTTACAAGTCGGATAAGCCGATGTTTACGTCGGCGGCGATTAAGTTGATTGCTCAGGAGAGTAAGGGAATTCCTCGAAATATAAACAATATCTGCTTCAACGCGTTGTCGTTGGGTTGTGCTTTGAAGAGAAACATGATCGACGCTGGAGTTATCAAAGAGGTGATGGGGGATCTTGATCTTGATCCCGCAAAGTTTCTTGAGCCTGCGTCGGGGAATAAGGGAAGACGCTTTTTTTCTACTTTCGCTCCAGCGTTGAAGCGCAGCTTCGGAGGCTGGGTTCCGATATTGGGTTTTGCAGGTGCAGTGCTATTCGTTACAGGATGGATTCTCATTGATGCGATTCGATAA
- a CDS encoding glycosyltransferase, translated as MKFLSKSALAKNAGWMFLGQGLGYGLRMAYFIVIARLLGVLQYGIVVGAFALVNLVAEYSRLGSGMVLLRYVSPDHSRFAVYWGNILMITSVMSGVLILILHLIAPHIVSPATAGIVFISAIGTCFFEQITVSATQAFQAFQDMRTAALFNQMTSLFRTIVAVGMLVTLHHASARQWVVASAAASAVAMIAALIVVTRRLGWPHFTPFLAWRHGKEGVEYAFASSTTSAYNDLDKTMLSHYGMSAANGIYGMAYRIIEMGTAPLTSIQLAAQPRLFQLAESGSDQPIRLGRRLMKHSLLISAATALGMYVLAPLIPLMAGRGFSEGTSALRWLCFIPIFRSVHATSGGVLTAIGRQRYRSITQIIVVALNFGLNVWLIPRYGWHGAAWSSLATDGTLALLNWSLLEREGRRFGRKTTQVVAERGSLIMSTADILKPLVSIIIPFYNQPKYLAEAVLSAKNQDYPSVEIIVVDDGSTVSADSLIERAPGITILRTENRGVSAARNLGFSKSSGEFLIFLDADDRLMPGAIEAHLQALESHPEAGLSFGPTKIIDHDGVEVRGAHICRPRKEYFVPLLESNLIGSPGAVMMRRESFVAAGMFNESFSMGEDYDLYLRLARQRPLVRHTFCTLEYREHGSNTSQAQEKMLRGTMLVLDHLEPALTDSERRKLIHARRRWEHAFRPNSSFKYRLWNLYYSFRTMWNVPIRSYFGNKH; from the coding sequence ATGAAATTTTTGTCCAAGAGTGCGCTTGCTAAGAATGCTGGATGGATGTTTCTCGGGCAAGGACTTGGCTACGGTCTACGCATGGCGTACTTCATCGTAATCGCGAGACTGTTAGGCGTATTGCAATACGGTATTGTCGTTGGGGCGTTTGCGCTGGTTAATCTGGTAGCGGAGTACAGCAGATTAGGCAGCGGGATGGTTTTGCTGCGATATGTATCGCCGGATCACAGCCGTTTCGCGGTCTATTGGGGCAACATCCTGATGATTACGTCCGTGATGAGCGGTGTGCTGATCCTTATTCTGCATCTGATTGCTCCTCATATTGTCAGTCCGGCCACGGCGGGAATTGTTTTTATTTCGGCGATCGGCACTTGTTTCTTTGAACAGATCACCGTGAGCGCAACGCAAGCGTTTCAAGCGTTTCAGGATATGCGGACTGCAGCTTTGTTCAATCAGATGACATCGCTGTTTCGAACGATTGTTGCTGTCGGCATGCTTGTGACTTTGCACCATGCATCGGCGCGGCAGTGGGTGGTAGCTTCCGCTGCTGCTTCAGCGGTCGCAATGATTGCGGCGTTGATTGTTGTGACTCGTCGGCTCGGTTGGCCCCATTTCACACCGTTCCTGGCCTGGCGACACGGCAAGGAGGGTGTGGAGTACGCGTTCGCGTCATCGACGACGAGCGCCTATAACGATCTCGACAAGACCATGCTCAGTCACTACGGGATGAGCGCGGCGAATGGCATCTATGGGATGGCCTATCGCATCATAGAGATGGGTACAGCTCCACTCACATCGATACAGCTTGCTGCGCAGCCGCGACTGTTCCAACTAGCCGAGTCCGGTTCCGATCAACCGATTCGACTTGGCCGTCGATTGATGAAGCATAGTTTGCTGATAAGCGCAGCGACTGCGTTGGGGATGTATGTTCTTGCTCCGTTGATCCCGCTTATGGCTGGCCGCGGATTTAGTGAAGGAACCTCGGCCTTGCGCTGGCTTTGTTTCATCCCTATCTTCAGGAGTGTGCACGCTACCTCAGGTGGTGTTCTTACCGCGATTGGGCGGCAACGCTATCGAAGTATCACGCAGATTATCGTTGTCGCTTTAAATTTCGGCCTGAATGTCTGGCTGATTCCACGCTACGGTTGGCACGGCGCCGCCTGGTCGAGTCTGGCGACCGACGGTACACTCGCTCTTTTGAATTGGAGTCTTCTGGAGAGAGAGGGCCGAAGGTTTGGGAGAAAGACAACGCAAGTCGTTGCAGAGCGAGGGTCGTTGATCATGAGCACGGCCGATATTCTGAAACCGTTAGTCTCGATCATTATTCCTTTCTACAACCAGCCGAAGTATCTGGCCGAGGCAGTGCTCAGCGCAAAGAATCAAGACTATCCCAGTGTCGAGATCATCGTGGTGGACGATGGTTCTACCGTGTCTGCGGACTCTTTGATCGAGCGAGCTCCGGGGATAACGATACTGCGCACCGAGAACCGTGGTGTTTCGGCTGCGAGAAATCTTGGATTCAGTAAGAGTTCCGGAGAGTTTCTTATCTTCCTGGACGCGGATGATCGATTGATGCCGGGCGCCATTGAGGCGCATCTGCAGGCTCTTGAGAGTCACCCTGAGGCAGGCCTGAGCTTTGGACCTACGAAGATCATTGACCATGATGGAGTGGAGGTACGGGGCGCTCATATCTGCAGGCCGCGAAAAGAGTACTTCGTTCCTCTTCTGGAGAGCAATCTGATCGGCTCTCCGGGAGCGGTCATGATGCGAAGAGAGAGTTTTGTTGCTGCAGGAATGTTCAACGAGTCTTTCTCGATGGGGGAAGATTACGATCTCTACCTTAGGCTTGCGAGGCAGAGACCGTTGGTCCGGCATACCTTCTGTACGTTGGAATACCGCGAACATGGCTCCAATACATCACAGGCTCAAGAAAAGATGTTGAGGGGCACGATGCTCGTGCTCGATCATCTGGAGCCGGCGCTCACGGATTCGGAACGAAGAAAATTAATACATGCACGGCGTCGGTGGGAGCATGCGTTCCGACCTAACTCCAGCTTCAAGTATCGATTATGGAATCTTTACTACAGTTTTAGGACGATGTGGAATGTCCCCATCCGCTCTTATTTTGGGAACAAGCATTAG
- a CDS encoding zinc-dependent metalloprotease has protein sequence MPKRLPLALLVVSAILPATLSAQNISSKTTGMKHIDGYLPLDWDAKAGKLYLEVPHLETDILYTHSLPYGTGSNDLGLDRGQISEGQIVRFERTGPKVLLVQPNQQFRSSSTDPAELLAVRQSFPESVLFGFKVEAEDPNGTVLVDATDFYLRDAHGVAEALTQTRQGTYKVDLTRSTIALDATKAFPKNTEVESILTFITDDPSKGEFVANVTPDPHALTVREHQSFIELPGPGFTPRRFDPRAGYFPTGYRDYNVPVSESLDQQFIIRHRLIKKDPSCKTACEPVAPIQYYIDRGAAEPIRTALLEGARWWDQAFQAAGWAKGTFRVDVLPADADPMDIRYNIIQWVHRYTRGWSYGSAVVDPRTGEVLKGNVTLGSLRSRQDYLIDEALLSPYLDGKPLPPATDPMLAMVLARTRQLAAHETGHTLGLAHNFAASSFPHTPEESVSVMDYPHPWITLDKNGTPNIAQSYATNIGIWDKVAIDYGYREFDIAGKPKEDPSALNAILTASAKTGLIYITDDDARALGGAHPHGHLWDNGTDPADELDRILTIRAAALKRFGENAIKTGTPMAQLEDTLVPLYLLERYQTEAAAKEIGGLDYRYNLRGDGQINPAIVSPDAQRKALTAVLKTLSPETLTIPESLLQILPPRPPGLPRTRESFPSETGLTFDPIAAAESSADLTLAVLLDPARASRLVQYHMRVPDAPSLRSVLEAVSKATAERPEGGHTMSSEVERAVEFRALEAMLSLAVNPQASSQARAIARSHVNDVLKQLTVDAQTPQTDTAEAIHRAALIDRINQFERDPAKFIPAPPIAAPPGMPIGDDEEMD, from the coding sequence ATGCCGAAACGTCTCCCCCTGGCTCTCCTCGTCGTCTCCGCGATCCTTCCCGCCACGCTCTCCGCACAAAACATCTCCAGCAAAACAACCGGCATGAAGCACATCGACGGCTACCTCCCGCTCGACTGGGACGCCAAGGCCGGCAAGCTCTACCTCGAGGTTCCCCATCTCGAAACCGACATCCTCTACACCCACTCCCTGCCGTATGGCACCGGCTCCAACGACCTTGGCCTCGACCGCGGCCAGATCTCCGAGGGTCAGATCGTTCGCTTCGAGCGCACCGGCCCCAAGGTTCTGCTGGTCCAACCCAACCAGCAGTTCCGCTCCAGCTCCACCGATCCCGCCGAGCTCCTCGCCGTCCGTCAGTCGTTTCCCGAGTCCGTCCTCTTCGGCTTCAAGGTCGAAGCAGAAGATCCAAACGGCACCGTCCTCGTCGATGCCACTGACTTCTACCTCCGCGATGCCCACGGCGTAGCCGAAGCCCTCACTCAAACCCGGCAGGGCACCTACAAAGTCGACCTCACCCGCTCCACCATCGCCCTCGACGCCACCAAAGCCTTCCCCAAAAACACCGAAGTCGAATCCATCCTCACCTTCATCACCGACGATCCATCCAAGGGAGAGTTCGTCGCCAACGTCACGCCCGACCCCCACGCCCTCACCGTCCGCGAGCACCAGTCCTTCATCGAACTTCCCGGCCCCGGCTTCACCCCGCGCCGCTTCGACCCACGCGCCGGCTACTTCCCTACCGGCTATCGCGACTACAACGTCCCCGTCAGCGAATCCCTCGATCAGCAGTTCATCATCCGTCACCGCCTCATCAAAAAAGACCCCTCCTGCAAGACCGCTTGCGAACCCGTCGCCCCGATCCAGTACTACATCGACCGAGGCGCAGCCGAGCCCATTCGCACCGCCCTCCTGGAAGGCGCGCGCTGGTGGGATCAGGCCTTCCAGGCCGCAGGCTGGGCCAAAGGCACCTTCCGCGTCGACGTCCTCCCCGCCGACGCCGACCCCATGGACATCCGCTACAACATCATCCAGTGGGTCCACCGCTACACTCGCGGTTGGAGCTACGGCTCTGCCGTCGTCGATCCCCGCACCGGCGAAGTCCTCAAAGGCAACGTCACCCTCGGCTCCCTCCGCAGCCGCCAGGACTACCTCATCGACGAAGCCCTTCTCAGCCCTTACCTCGACGGCAAACCCCTCCCACCAGCAACCGATCCCATGTTAGCGATGGTTCTCGCCCGCACCCGCCAACTCGCCGCGCACGAGACCGGCCACACCCTCGGCCTCGCCCACAACTTCGCCGCCAGCAGCTTCCCCCACACCCCAGAAGAGTCCGTCTCCGTCATGGACTACCCCCACCCCTGGATCACGCTGGATAAAAACGGCACCCCCAACATCGCCCAGAGCTACGCCACCAACATCGGCATCTGGGACAAGGTCGCCATCGACTACGGCTACCGCGAATTCGACATAGCAGGCAAGCCAAAAGAAGACCCGAGCGCCCTCAACGCGATCCTCACCGCCTCCGCGAAGACCGGCCTCATCTACATCACCGACGATGATGCTCGCGCCCTCGGCGGCGCACATCCGCACGGACACCTCTGGGACAACGGCACCGACCCCGCCGATGAACTCGACCGCATCCTGACCATCCGCGCTGCCGCTCTCAAGCGCTTCGGAGAAAATGCCATCAAAACCGGCACTCCCATGGCCCAGCTCGAAGACACCCTCGTCCCCCTCTATCTCCTCGAGCGATACCAGACCGAAGCCGCTGCAAAAGAGATTGGCGGCCTCGACTACCGCTACAACCTCCGCGGAGACGGCCAGATCAACCCCGCCATCGTCTCCCCCGACGCCCAGCGCAAAGCCCTCACCGCAGTCCTAAAGACCCTCTCGCCCGAAACTCTCACGATCCCCGAGTCTCTCCTCCAGATCCTCCCGCCCCGTCCCCCCGGCCTTCCTCGCACTCGCGAATCCTTTCCCTCCGAAACCGGACTCACCTTCGACCCCATCGCCGCCGCAGAGTCCTCAGCCGACCTCACACTCGCCGTTCTCCTCGACCCCGCACGCGCCTCGCGCCTCGTCCAATATCACATGCGCGTCCCGGACGCTCCCTCCCTCCGCAGCGTCCTCGAAGCCGTCTCCAAAGCCACCGCAGAGCGCCCCGAAGGCGGACACACCATGTCCTCCGAGGTCGAACGTGCCGTAGAGTTCCGCGCCCTCGAAGCGATGCTCTCGCTCGCAGTCAATCCACAGGCATCTTCGCAGGCCCGCGCCATCGCCCGCTCGCACGTCAACGATGTCCTCAAACAGCTCACGGTTGACGCCCAGACTCCCCAGACCGACACAGCCGAAGCCATCCACCGCGCAGCCCTCATCGACCGCATCAACCAGTTCGAGCGCGACCCGGCAAAATTCATCCCCGCCCCGCCCATCGCAGCCCCACCCGGCATGCCCATCGGCGACGACGAGGAGATGGACTAA
- a CDS encoding glycosyltransferase family 4 protein: MNVVLLSDTASVNGGAAKVALDGARALAKAGHQVSLICGVGPIAPELRNQPNLTVHCVGHFDIVDDPNRLRAIAKGWWNPQSRKDVGEVLDTLDRENTIVHVHSWTKALSSSAVRAAVDRDFQIVFTIHDFLLACPTGTFFLQDTLEKCTLRPLSAACLCRDCDVRSYQHKLWRVGRRVVQDRFGYIPSGIKNFIYSSQLAIDLLRPYLPNDANFHSVPNAIEVDRNEPANVAESETFVYLGRLEQEKGSVLFARAAAAEGVRCRFIGEGSAREAVARANPQAILSGWMNHRDGVNALREARALVFPSLWYETLGLVVLEAAGNGVPSIVPDTSAARESVVDGVTGLYFRSGDQADLQAKMAILRDPEVAARMGQAAYKKFWAPPGWGMELHRERLENTYAQILAAKYPVAEPMNVR, from the coding sequence ATGAATGTTGTTTTGCTCAGCGACACCGCATCCGTGAATGGCGGGGCAGCAAAGGTAGCGCTGGATGGTGCGCGTGCCTTGGCAAAGGCGGGCCATCAGGTGTCTCTGATTTGCGGTGTTGGACCGATAGCACCGGAGCTGCGCAATCAGCCAAATCTGACGGTGCACTGTGTCGGTCACTTCGATATTGTCGATGATCCGAATCGGTTGCGCGCCATCGCCAAAGGATGGTGGAATCCACAGTCGCGTAAAGATGTAGGCGAAGTTCTGGATACGTTAGATCGGGAGAACACGATCGTGCATGTTCACAGCTGGACCAAGGCGCTCTCCTCGAGCGCCGTTCGGGCTGCGGTGGATCGCGACTTTCAGATTGTGTTCACGATTCATGACTTCCTGCTCGCGTGCCCGACAGGGACGTTTTTTCTGCAGGATACGCTTGAGAAGTGCACACTTCGTCCACTGAGTGCCGCGTGTCTCTGCAGGGACTGCGATGTGAGGAGCTATCAGCATAAGCTGTGGCGGGTGGGGCGTCGTGTGGTGCAGGATCGGTTCGGCTACATTCCGTCAGGGATCAAGAACTTTATCTATTCTTCGCAGCTAGCGATTGATCTTCTGCGTCCTTATCTTCCGAACGATGCGAACTTTCACTCGGTGCCGAACGCGATTGAGGTTGATCGTAACGAACCAGCGAATGTCGCGGAGAGTGAGACGTTTGTTTATCTCGGAAGGCTGGAGCAGGAGAAGGGTTCTGTGTTGTTCGCGCGTGCTGCTGCGGCGGAGGGTGTGCGGTGCCGGTTTATCGGAGAGGGAAGCGCCCGTGAGGCTGTTGCGCGGGCAAATCCACAGGCGATTCTGTCGGGTTGGATGAATCATCGTGATGGAGTGAATGCGCTGCGTGAGGCGCGTGCTCTTGTGTTTCCGTCGCTGTGGTACGAAACTCTTGGACTGGTGGTTTTAGAGGCAGCAGGGAATGGGGTGCCCAGCATCGTTCCGGATACCAGCGCTGCTCGCGAGTCGGTCGTCGACGGGGTGACGGGTTTGTACTTCCGCAGCGGGGATCAGGCTGATCTTCAGGCGAAGATGGCGATCCTCCGAGATCCTGAAGTGGCTGCTCGCATGGGACAGGCGGCGTATAAGAAGTTTTGGGCGCCTCCGGGATGGGGTATGGAGCTGCATCGCGAACGGTTGGAGAATACGTATGCGCAGATTCTCGCAGCCAAATACCCGGTGGCTGAGCCGATGAACGTGCGATAG
- a CDS encoding CpsD/CapB family tyrosine-protein kinase: protein MSKNFELLQQMQRERSDSVSSLLEESHYSGGDWASDEALRLVQQVFLTPTQSAPRVVVFAGIDHGNGCTQICASVAETLAKHTSGSVCIVEANFRSPGLPDLLGSTNPLGLTDALLQDGPIRSFANPVGIDKLWLLSCGRLTADSTSLLSSEPIKARFAELRSEFDFVIVDAPPLTRYADAIALGQLSDGIVMVLEAETTRREAAQMAVSNLRSSHVSILGAVLNKRTYPIPEKLYKWL, encoded by the coding sequence ATGAGTAAGAACTTTGAACTATTGCAGCAGATGCAACGCGAACGAAGTGATTCGGTTTCTTCTTTACTTGAGGAGAGTCACTATAGCGGCGGTGATTGGGCGAGTGATGAAGCCCTTCGGCTGGTGCAACAGGTCTTTCTCACACCAACGCAGAGTGCGCCGCGTGTGGTGGTGTTTGCCGGCATTGATCACGGCAATGGCTGCACGCAGATCTGCGCCTCCGTCGCTGAGACTCTGGCAAAGCATACTTCCGGATCGGTCTGCATTGTGGAGGCTAACTTCCGCTCTCCTGGACTCCCGGATTTGCTGGGATCCACCAACCCTCTTGGCCTCACGGACGCACTGCTGCAGGACGGGCCGATACGATCGTTTGCAAATCCGGTCGGCATCGACAAGTTGTGGCTTCTCTCCTGTGGACGGCTCACGGCGGACTCAACGAGTCTTCTGAGCTCAGAGCCAATTAAAGCTAGATTTGCGGAGCTACGTTCGGAGTTCGACTTCGTCATTGTGGATGCTCCGCCACTGACACGGTATGCGGATGCGATTGCGCTCGGACAGCTCAGCGATGGAATCGTGATGGTTCTTGAAGCAGAGACGACGCGGCGGGAAGCTGCGCAGATGGCGGTGAGCAATCTGCGATCGTCGCACGTCTCTATCCTGGGCGCTGTACTGAACAAACGGACCTACCCGATTCCTGAGAAGCTTTATAAGTGGCTGTAA